The bacterium genome includes the window TTGGCCGCCTATGGCGTGCTGTTCCCCAACAACGTGATCTACCTCTACATGGTGATCCCGATTCGCGCCAAGTGGTTCGCGCTGGGAATCGGCCTCATCGCCCTCTACTCCAGTTTCGTGGGAATCGGCGGCGGCATTGCCCATCTCGCTCACTTGGGCGGCATGGTAGTCGGATTTCTCTATCTCCAGCGCGAGCGAATCTTCCCCGCCCTCTTCGCCGGTAACACCTCCACTGAACGTCACGCCCGTCGCGAGATGATCGCTCGCTGGCGGGAAGTGCAGGAAATGGATGATCTCCGCCGCGAGGTGGATCAGCTTCTCGACAAGATCAACCGTGAAGGCATGGACAGCCTTTCCCCATCCGAACGAAAACGACTCGACAAAGCCAGCCAAATCCTCCGCGAAAAAGAGAACCGCCAGTAGTTCCGGGGAATACAAAGGAGATTCCGTAGCGCCGCATGGATATGCGCTTCCCCTTCCCCCTAAATCTTCGATTTGGGGGTGAATACAAGGGGGGTTCGTAGTTTCACACGGCAGT containing:
- a CDS encoding rhomboid family intramembrane serine protease; its protein translation is MDRHRFTQVSFGPRWSNVVKYLIIINAAVFVLQEVTGLQYVFARSFGLVPRAFFAGAVWQLVTYMFLHGGFWHILFNMFVLWMFGSALENMWGSREFLRYYLITGIGGGLCYALFNMGSPIPTIGASGAIYGLLAAYGVLFPNNVIYLYMVIPIRAKWFALGIGLIALYSSFVGIGGGIAHLAHLGGMVVGFLYLQRERIFPALFAGNTSTERHARREMIARWREVQEMDDLRREVDQLLDKINREGMDSLSPSERKRLDKASQILREKENRQ